A DNA window from Bacteroides cellulosilyticus contains the following coding sequences:
- a CDS encoding glycoside hydrolase family 88 protein: MKKKTLILAGLVMGLLLPSCSNNSNDMMSSVIEKGLKRSIEQSEFMAASLMDQPDRLPKTTEKDGTLVTSDTHWWCSGFFPGTLWMLYEATGNETLKKYAESYTMRIEKEQYALDTHDLGFMMNCSFGNGYKITGNENYKKILLQSARSLATRYNENIGVIRSWDNKPKWMYPVIIDNLMNLELLENAYKLSQDSLFDKIANSHATVTITNHFRLDYSSCHVVDYDTITNKALKMDTHQGYSSTSAWARGQAWGLYGYTMMYRETQNEKYLQQAINIAKFILHHPNLPEDKIPYWDFDAPNIPDEPRDASAGAIIASALLELGQYVNDDKLSKEYQSVAAQQLRTLSSDEYLADPRTNGGFILKHSVGNKPRNSEVDAPLTYADYYYVEALLRYKKLLQ, translated from the coding sequence ATGAAGAAAAAGACATTGATTTTGGCAGGACTAGTAATGGGACTCCTCTTACCATCATGCAGTAATAATAGTAATGATATGATGAGTTCTGTGATAGAAAAAGGATTAAAACGTAGCATTGAACAGTCTGAATTTATGGCTGCCAGTCTGATGGATCAGCCTGACAGGCTTCCAAAGACCACAGAGAAAGATGGAACTCTTGTTACGTCAGATACGCATTGGTGGTGTAGTGGTTTTTTTCCAGGAACTTTATGGATGCTTTATGAAGCTACTGGGAATGAAACGCTGAAAAAATATGCCGAAAGCTATACGATGCGTATTGAAAAGGAGCAATATGCTTTAGATACGCATGATTTAGGTTTTATGATGAACTGTAGTTTTGGAAATGGTTATAAAATAACAGGAAATGAAAACTATAAGAAAATTCTGTTACAAAGTGCCCGGTCATTAGCAACACGCTATAACGAAAATATAGGAGTTATTCGTTCGTGGGATAATAAGCCTAAATGGATGTATCCTGTAATTATTGACAATTTAATGAATTTGGAACTATTAGAAAATGCATATAAATTATCACAGGACTCATTGTTTGATAAAATTGCAAACAGCCATGCTACGGTAACTATAACAAATCATTTTCGCCTGGATTATAGTTCATGCCATGTTGTAGATTATGATACCATAACTAATAAAGCGCTCAAAATGGATACCCATCAAGGATATTCAAGTACTTCGGCATGGGCACGTGGACAAGCGTGGGGATTGTATGGCTATACAATGATGTATAGAGAAACCCAGAACGAAAAATATCTTCAGCAAGCCATTAACATTGCGAAGTTTATCTTGCACCACCCAAACCTTCCGGAAGACAAGATACCTTATTGGGATTTTGATGCACCTAATATTCCGGACGAACCACGGGATGCTTCTGCTGGGGCTATCATAGCATCCGCTCTGTTAGAGTTGGGGCAATATGTCAATGATGATAAGCTTTCTAAAGAATATCAGTCTGTAGCCGCTCAACAACTGAGAACACTCTCGTCAGACGAGTACCTGGCGGATCCCCGGACAAATGGCGGGTTTATTCTTAAGCATTCAGTGGGAAATAAACCCCGAAACAGTGAAGTTGATGCTCCACTTACGTATGCCGATTATTATTATGTAGAAGCGTTACTCAGATATAAGAAACTGTTGCAATAG
- a CDS encoding glycoside hydrolase family 2 protein: MKKKLVYLFLLLWVCCNQVQIARAQFAMTNVYGRKCVLLNGKWDVIIDPYLHGHKDSIYKDKPLKSKSDFKEYAFEGGVRLNVPGDWNSQYPELKYYEGTVWYARHFSIKRSSDENVFLYFGAVNYQCTVYLNGTKVGGHEGGFTPFQINITDRIVSGDNFLVLEVNNYRNKDAIPALLYDWWNYGGITRDVMIVKTPQLYIDHYFIQLDKYKPDLVHVKVQLSEKRVNENIRITIPALNVLRQLSTDSTGMAQASIKVKQLQRWSPQTPQLYLVQLATRNDTIKEELGFRNLYVKGKQIYLNGSPVFMKGISFHEEIAQRQGRAFSQQDAVALLSEAKALGANLIRLAHYPQNEYIVRLAEKMGFMLWEEIPLWQNIDFTSKVTLQKALTMHSEMIMRDRNRCALTFWGIANETSPSKSRNSFLKEIINNCQKIDTTRLLTAAFDKVKWNGDTQTFELEDTLTEYLDVISINKYMGWYHPWPIKPSEISWNICPDKPLFISEFGGEALYGQSGDATVASSWSEEYQEQLYKDNLEMFISIPNLTGIAPWILFDFRSPYRFHPLNQNGWNRKGLISDQGYRKKAWYVINEFYKNINF; the protein is encoded by the coding sequence ATGAAAAAGAAATTGGTTTATTTGTTTTTACTATTATGGGTCTGCTGCAATCAAGTACAGATTGCACGCGCCCAATTTGCTATGACAAACGTATATGGACGGAAATGTGTACTATTAAATGGGAAATGGGATGTAATCATAGACCCTTATCTGCATGGGCATAAAGACTCCATCTATAAGGATAAACCTTTAAAAAGTAAGTCCGATTTCAAAGAATATGCTTTTGAAGGAGGAGTACGGCTTAATGTGCCGGGTGACTGGAATTCTCAATATCCGGAATTAAAATATTATGAAGGTACAGTATGGTACGCAAGGCATTTCAGTATAAAAAGGAGTTCTGACGAAAATGTATTTCTATATTTCGGGGCAGTAAATTACCAATGCACTGTATATCTGAATGGAACCAAAGTGGGGGGACATGAAGGAGGATTTACTCCATTTCAGATAAATATAACAGACCGCATTGTTTCTGGAGACAATTTTCTTGTATTGGAGGTTAATAACTATAGAAATAAAGATGCGATACCTGCTTTACTCTATGACTGGTGGAACTATGGTGGCATAACTCGGGATGTTATGATTGTGAAAACTCCCCAACTCTATATTGACCATTATTTTATACAGTTAGACAAATATAAGCCGGATCTGGTTCATGTCAAAGTACAACTTTCTGAAAAGCGTGTAAATGAAAATATCCGAATTACTATTCCCGCTTTAAATGTACTTCGACAGTTGAGCACAGATAGCACAGGTATGGCGCAGGCCTCCATAAAAGTTAAGCAGTTACAACGTTGGTCACCGCAAACGCCTCAGCTATATCTGGTTCAACTGGCTACTCGCAACGATACTATTAAAGAGGAACTCGGATTTAGAAATCTTTATGTCAAAGGGAAACAAATTTATCTGAATGGTAGTCCTGTTTTTATGAAGGGTATCAGTTTTCATGAAGAAATAGCTCAAAGACAAGGTAGAGCTTTCTCTCAGCAAGACGCAGTAGCTCTGTTATCCGAAGCAAAGGCATTGGGAGCTAATTTGATACGACTGGCACATTATCCTCAAAATGAGTACATCGTAAGATTGGCTGAAAAAATGGGTTTCATGCTTTGGGAAGAAATACCACTTTGGCAAAATATAGATTTCACTAGTAAAGTAACTCTGCAGAAAGCATTGACTATGCATTCTGAAATGATAATGAGAGATAGAAACAGATGTGCTTTGACATTTTGGGGAATTGCTAATGAAACCAGTCCCTCCAAGTCGCGCAACAGTTTTCTAAAAGAAATTATAAATAATTGTCAAAAGATAGATACCACCCGTTTACTTACTGCTGCTTTTGATAAGGTGAAGTGGAATGGTGATACCCAAACATTTGAGTTGGAGGATACACTTACAGAATATCTGGACGTTATATCTATCAATAAATACATGGGGTGGTATCATCCGTGGCCAATTAAGCCATCTGAAATTAGCTGGAATATCTGTCCTGATAAACCGCTTTTTATTTCCGAATTTGGCGGAGAAGCATTATATGGCCAGTCTGGAGATGCTACAGTAGCGAGTTCTTGGAGTGAAGAATATCAGGAACAGCTGTATAAGGACAATTTAGAAATGTTTATCTCTATTCCTAATTTGACAGGTATAGCCCCTTGGATTTTGTTTGATTTTCGTTCTCCCTATCGTTTTCACCCGCTCAATCAAAATGGTTGGAATCGAAAAGGGTTAATCTCAGATCAAGGATATCGCAAAAAAGCATGGTATGTAATAAATGAATTCTATAAAAACATTAACTTTTAA
- a CDS encoding heparinase II/III family protein, translated as MKNILFIFLAVLYSACISAQEGDSKKVKDRVHPYLIMTTEDESVIRSAIQTDGVWKEYHAIMIEEADNILGKPNCQRVILGRRLLEVSRECLRRTLLLGYAYRMTGEVKYAKRAESELDNAADFVDWNPSHFLDVAEMTTAMAIGYDWLYNFISDQTKLKIEKAIETKGLNPSLDSQYNSWLYRNNNWNQVCNGGITLGALAIYDKIPTLADELINRAVQSVKLPMSVYAPDGAYAEGYSYWGYGTTYNLLLIDALENVMGTDYNLSQEPGFLNTGKFIQNMLLSDGKSFNYGDCSSSGRVSPAMFWFANRTADKDILWSEKYQFSLSSKKSIRSYRYAVLALIWGASTSMDNLPKPTQRMWVSSKTTTPVALMRTTWDYQHGLSIALKGGTAQSGHTHLDAGSFIFISKDTRWSTDLGPQDYNSLESKGIDLWNKTQESDRWKVFRYNNLAHNTLSFDNKYQNVNGYATITDFLDNENYMYAIADLTKIYEGQAKEVKRGVAIIDSHYAVVRDEVKTLGQPTVIRWNMVTEAQPAIIGEHTIQLSQNGEKLLLEVESPAKVRMKTWSATSPNSWDAKNPGVMFVGFEAELRPNTTEVLQVKLIPEGNFDSSKEIMPLTDWKNN; from the coding sequence ATGAAGAATATACTATTTATATTTTTAGCAGTGTTATACTCTGCTTGCATATCGGCTCAAGAAGGAGATAGTAAGAAGGTTAAAGACAGAGTACATCCCTATCTGATAATGACAACAGAAGATGAATCTGTCATCCGTTCTGCTATACAAACAGATGGAGTGTGGAAGGAATATCATGCCATCATGATAGAAGAGGCCGATAATATTCTTGGCAAGCCTAATTGCCAAAGAGTTATTCTTGGCAGAAGATTGCTTGAAGTGTCGCGTGAATGTTTGCGCAGGACGTTACTTTTAGGATATGCCTACAGAATGACTGGTGAAGTGAAATATGCCAAACGGGCAGAAAGTGAATTAGATAATGCCGCAGATTTTGTTGATTGGAATCCATCTCACTTTTTGGATGTAGCTGAAATGACTACAGCTATGGCTATCGGATATGACTGGCTTTACAATTTTATCAGTGATCAGACTAAGCTTAAAATAGAGAAAGCTATAGAAACCAAAGGTTTGAATCCATCATTAGACAGCCAATATAATAGCTGGCTCTATCGAAATAATAATTGGAATCAGGTATGTAATGGAGGAATAACACTTGGTGCCTTGGCTATTTATGATAAAATTCCAACCCTTGCTGATGAGTTGATCAATAGGGCTGTCCAGTCTGTTAAACTACCCATGTCCGTGTATGCACCTGATGGTGCGTATGCCGAAGGCTATTCCTATTGGGGATATGGGACGACTTACAACCTCCTCTTAATTGATGCCTTGGAAAATGTTATGGGAACTGATTATAATCTTTCTCAGGAACCAGGTTTCTTGAATACTGGAAAGTTTATCCAGAATATGCTACTTTCTGATGGCAAATCCTTCAACTATGGAGATTGTTCATCATCTGGTCGCGTAAGTCCTGCTATGTTTTGGTTTGCTAATAGGACTGCTGATAAAGATATTCTTTGGAGTGAGAAATACCAGTTTAGCCTGTCTTCTAAAAAGAGTATTAGGTCCTATCGATATGCTGTATTGGCTTTGATATGGGGCGCTTCTACTTCTATGGATAATCTGCCTAAACCTACTCAAAGAATGTGGGTATCAAGTAAAACAACCACTCCTGTTGCCCTTATGCGGACTACCTGGGATTATCAACATGGATTATCCATTGCACTCAAAGGAGGGACAGCACAATCAGGACACACACATTTGGATGCCGGTTCTTTTATCTTTATCAGTAAGGATACTCGCTGGAGTACGGATTTAGGTCCTCAGGATTACAACTCATTAGAATCCAAAGGTATTGATTTGTGGAATAAGACTCAGGAATCTGATCGTTGGAAAGTGTTTAGATACAATAACCTGGCTCATAATACACTTTCTTTTGACAATAAATATCAAAATGTGAATGGCTATGCAACGATTACAGACTTTTTGGATAATGAAAACTACATGTATGCTATTGCAGACCTTACAAAGATATACGAAGGTCAAGCAAAGGAAGTAAAAAGAGGAGTAGCTATCATTGATTCTCACTATGCCGTTGTTAGGGATGAAGTAAAGACATTGGGACAGCCCACTGTTATTCGCTGGAATATGGTGACGGAAGCTCAACCTGCTATTATAGGAGAACATACAATACAGCTATCCCAGAATGGAGAAAAACTGTTATTGGAGGTGGAATCTCCGGCAAAGGTCAGAATGAAAACTTGGAGTGCGACATCACCCAACAGTTGGGATGCCAAAAATCCGGGTGTGATGTTCGTTGGGTTTGAAGCTGAACTGCGGCCCAATACAACAGAAGTATTACAAGTTAAACTCATACCGGAAGGTAATTTCGATTCCAGCAAAGAAATAATGCCGTTAACTGATTGGAAAAATAACTAA
- a CDS encoding DUF4957 domain-containing protein, with translation MKLYKIYSRAIGLLFALSLLCVGCENEDILDINDLEISPSNPESVVIVEPDDGITSVNALTKAINENGDATYILRRDGVYYMEGKNVFKHNVVIKAENGSGKMPIIQPICDAQGALNADMIRLEGSATFENIYIIGKDAATGNLMQRLFRIDESNVRLKFDNCFIDHCRNFCIRTDNVNNKIYLNNSTIRNLALTSDPANGRLIDSRGNEQDSIVINNCYVYNNTAHIVRFDNVVTNYFGIKHSTFYNVGHHIQINYAIKVEIENNIFANVGWKSSAESDVFWQISIPKKDERAQDISMSVCNNNLFFSEEFERLFAKYPQNLKRTTLSDDGYQLIEEGKLTFKDNFSEVLTFDYPPVLPMEYIDKFFENMGSNMSKWADLPFYVDEDGVEGIEVGKTFTFHYSTSFKSATASTTQGPIGASF, from the coding sequence ATGAAACTATATAAAATATATTCTAGAGCTATAGGATTACTTTTCGCATTGTCACTCTTGTGTGTTGGCTGCGAGAATGAAGATATACTCGATATTAATGATTTGGAAATCTCTCCAAGTAATCCTGAGAGTGTAGTTATTGTAGAACCGGACGATGGTATTACGTCGGTCAACGCTTTAACCAAAGCTATTAATGAAAATGGAGATGCAACATATATATTGCGTCGTGATGGGGTTTACTATATGGAAGGCAAGAATGTCTTCAAACATAATGTTGTAATTAAGGCCGAAAATGGTTCTGGCAAAATGCCTATCATACAACCTATTTGTGACGCGCAAGGAGCTTTAAATGCTGATATGATCCGTTTGGAAGGTAGCGCCACTTTTGAGAATATCTATATCATAGGTAAAGATGCGGCAACTGGTAATCTCATGCAACGTTTATTTCGTATTGACGAATCAAATGTGAGACTGAAATTTGACAATTGTTTTATTGACCATTGCAGGAACTTCTGTATTCGTACTGACAATGTCAATAATAAAATTTATCTGAATAACTCTACCATTCGTAATTTAGCTCTCACAAGTGATCCAGCCAATGGCAGATTGATAGATTCACGTGGAAACGAGCAAGATAGTATTGTTATCAATAATTGCTATGTTTATAATAACACTGCCCATATTGTACGATTTGACAATGTAGTCACAAACTATTTTGGAATTAAGCACAGTACATTCTATAATGTTGGGCACCATATACAAATAAACTATGCTATCAAAGTTGAAATAGAGAACAATATTTTCGCTAATGTAGGGTGGAAATCGAGTGCCGAGAGTGATGTGTTTTGGCAAATTTCAATACCAAAGAAAGATGAACGTGCTCAGGATATTAGTATGAGTGTTTGCAATAACAACTTATTTTTCTCTGAGGAATTTGAAAGACTGTTTGCCAAATACCCGCAGAATTTGAAGCGTACTACACTCTCTGACGATGGCTATCAACTGATAGAGGAAGGTAAACTGACTTTTAAAGATAATTTCTCGGAAGTACTGACTTTTGATTATCCGCCTGTTTTGCCAATGGAATATATTGACAAGTTTTTTGAGAATATGGGAAGTAATATGTCCAAATGGGCAGATCTTCCATTTTATGTTGACGAAGACGGAGTAGAAGGTATTGAAGTAGGAAAGACATTCACATTTCATTATTCAACCTCTTTCAAATCAGCAACAGCTTCCACAACCCAAGGACCTATTGGAGCATCATTTTAA
- a CDS encoding sulfatase, translating to MNIHILSLLGVATITQVSIATAQTAPKVNILFCVADDAGHMSAYGVPWINTPAFDTVARNGLLFNNMYTCNAKSAPSRAAMITGRNSWQLEEACNHWPNFPEKFKSYPEALADNGYYVGCTGKGWGPGYAVNSRGENRNLTGQVWNKRKLTPPTTGISDCDYAANFNDFLKSWDKSKPFCFWYGALEPHRGYEYESSKRFGKNINDIDSVPSYWPDNEIVRRDMLDYAVEVEHFDKHLGLILQSLEEIGELDNTVIIVTSDHNMPFPRCKGQEYYNSNHIPMAVMWKNGIRHPGRQINEYISVIDLAPTILKIAGISEMQSGMQAITGRDFVDLLKDENTGIDRNYVMIGKERHDVGRPNDQGYPIRGLIRGDFLYLKNFKPERWPAGDPETGYMNVDGSPTKTEILKARHNPKTKYLWQLSFGKREAEELYNIKKDPNCMVNLIQKKEYACIKDRMEEEMTRRLLDQKDPRMYNKGDIFDKYPDTSEAHDFWHRIRNGERVPADWINISDFEKDFPQ from the coding sequence ATGAATATTCATATACTTTCTTTACTGGGCGTTGCAACTATTACACAAGTATCAATTGCGACGGCACAGACTGCGCCTAAGGTCAATATTTTATTTTGTGTAGCTGATGATGCAGGTCATATGAGTGCTTATGGGGTTCCATGGATAAATACACCTGCATTTGATACTGTAGCTCGTAATGGGCTTTTATTTAATAATATGTATACATGTAATGCCAAATCCGCACCCTCACGTGCTGCTATGATTACAGGTAGAAATTCATGGCAGTTGGAAGAAGCCTGTAATCATTGGCCGAACTTTCCTGAGAAATTTAAATCCTATCCGGAAGCTTTAGCTGATAATGGATATTATGTAGGCTGCACGGGAAAGGGTTGGGGACCTGGATATGCTGTCAATTCAAGAGGTGAGAACCGAAATCTTACCGGGCAGGTATGGAACAAACGTAAACTTACGCCTCCAACTACGGGGATTTCTGATTGTGATTATGCAGCCAATTTTAACGATTTTCTAAAGAGTTGGGACAAGTCTAAGCCATTTTGTTTTTGGTATGGAGCACTTGAACCGCACCGTGGCTATGAATATGAATCTTCTAAGCGCTTTGGAAAGAATATCAATGATATTGATTCTGTACCATCCTATTGGCCAGACAATGAGATTGTGAGAAGAGATATGCTGGATTATGCAGTGGAAGTAGAGCATTTTGATAAACATTTAGGTCTGATACTTCAGTCTTTAGAGGAAATAGGCGAACTTGACAACACTGTTATAATTGTTACTTCTGATCATAATATGCCTTTTCCACGTTGTAAAGGACAGGAGTATTATAACTCCAATCACATCCCAATGGCAGTCATGTGGAAGAATGGGATAAGACATCCGGGAAGACAGATTAATGAATACATCAGTGTCATAGATTTGGCACCTACTATTTTGAAAATAGCAGGTATAAGTGAGATGCAATCAGGGATGCAAGCTATCACTGGAAGAGACTTTGTTGACTTGCTGAAAGATGAAAACACAGGGATAGACCGCAATTACGTAATGATCGGTAAAGAACGGCATGATGTAGGTCGCCCCAATGATCAGGGATATCCTATCCGTGGGTTGATCAGAGGAGACTTCCTTTACCTTAAAAACTTTAAACCTGAACGCTGGCCTGCAGGTGATCCTGAAACAGGTTATATGAATGTGGACGGTAGCCCTACTAAAACTGAGATTCTGAAAGCCCGTCATAATCCCAAAACAAAATATTTATGGCAACTGTCTTTTGGGAAACGGGAAGCGGAGGAATTATATAATATAAAAAAGGATCCTAATTGCATGGTCAATTTGATTCAAAAGAAGGAATATGCTTGCATAAAAGATAGAATGGAAGAAGAAATGACCAGACGATTATTGGATCAAAAAGATCCGCGAATGTATAATAAGGGGGATATCTTTGATAAATATCCGGACACCAGCGAAGCCCATGACTTTTGGCACAGGATAAGGAACGGAGAACGAGTACCGGCAGATTGGATTAATATTTCTGATTTTGAAAAAGACTTTCCGCAATAA